A DNA window from Niabella yanshanensis contains the following coding sequences:
- the queG gene encoding tRNA epoxyqueuosine(34) reductase QueG — protein sequence MSQQSAHTSFVKQTAAQLGFDYCGIAKAMPLDEDARKLEAWLSKGMHGQMKYMENHFELRVDPTKLVPGARSVITLLFNYFPDQQQNGNAPKIAKYAYGNDYHEVIRAKLNEFLFIIREKTGDIQGRGFVDSAPVLERSWARRSGIGWIGKNGNLITKQNGSFFFIATLITDLELDYDDPFAKDFCGSCTRCIEACPTDAILPNKVVDGSRCISYFTIELKEMLLPQEMSKQFDNWMFGCDTCQDVCPWNRFSKPHSESAFTPIPEILNLSNSEWQAMTEESFRKIFKHSPLKRSKFKGIQRNLNFIKQE from the coding sequence TTGTCACAACAATCGGCTCATACATCGTTCGTTAAACAAACCGCTGCGCAACTGGGGTTTGATTATTGTGGTATTGCTAAAGCAATGCCTTTGGATGAGGATGCCCGCAAGCTGGAAGCCTGGCTGAGTAAGGGTATGCATGGTCAGATGAAATACATGGAGAATCATTTTGAGCTGCGGGTAGATCCGACCAAACTGGTGCCGGGCGCCCGCTCTGTCATTACCCTTTTATTCAACTATTTTCCCGACCAGCAACAAAACGGCAATGCGCCTAAAATAGCGAAATATGCTTACGGCAATGATTACCACGAAGTGATCAGGGCTAAACTTAATGAGTTCCTTTTTATCATTCGTGAGAAGACCGGCGACATACAGGGCCGTGGATTCGTTGATTCGGCCCCCGTACTGGAGCGTAGCTGGGCCAGGAGGAGCGGCATTGGATGGATAGGAAAAAACGGCAACCTGATCACCAAACAAAATGGCTCTTTCTTTTTTATAGCTACGCTGATCACCGACCTGGAGCTGGATTACGATGATCCCTTTGCCAAAGACTTTTGCGGCTCCTGCACCCGCTGTATTGAAGCCTGTCCTACAGATGCGATCCTTCCCAATAAAGTAGTGGATGGCAGCCGCTGTATTTCTTATTTTACCATTGAACTAAAAGAAATGCTGCTACCGCAGGAAATGAGCAAGCAATTTGACAACTGGATGTTCGGTTGCGATACCTGCCAGGACGTTTGTCCCTGGAACCGGTTTAGCAAGCCACATTCAGAGTCTGCCTTTACACCCATACCTGAGATACTAAATTTATCAAATAGCGAGTGGCAGGCAATGACTGAAGAAAGCTTTCGTAAAATATTTAAACATTCTCCTTTAAAAAGAAGCAAGTTTAAAGGTATCCAGAGAAACCTGAATTTTATAAAGCAGGAATAA
- a CDS encoding ABC transporter permease translates to MSYSQSRALWAITKASFKAIFSQPSSLFFSFLFPIIFILIFGALSERPPEAYKVAISPYSDTASVLFDSLRLNPRIKIVPYADTAKQHEDLIKGNIAAVLNIAPYNMDSSKYYKVKLLSSEASGGAVYNLMRTLDYQALKIELDDAHKLQREYAFIPQIVPGKKYRQIDFVLPGQLGFSILFATMFGIAFVFFNLREQLVLKRFYASPVRKINILIGIGASRLVFQLINVIVLILFGHFFLKFTLINGALTFFEMILLTVYMLFLLMGVGLIFASLAKTDTSIPLLINLFGFPQILLSGTFFSINVFPPWLQNLCQALPLTQFNNAMRKISFEGLHLFDCWKEIGILGIWIVIVYLIVMKVMKWE, encoded by the coding sequence ATGTCTTATAGTCAGTCAAGAGCATTGTGGGCGATTACCAAAGCGAGTTTTAAAGCCATTTTTAGTCAGCCTTCTTCTTTGTTTTTCAGTTTCCTTTTCCCCATCATTTTTATCCTCATCTTTGGTGCATTGAGTGAGCGCCCGCCGGAAGCGTATAAAGTAGCAATAAGCCCCTATAGCGATACTGCAAGCGTTTTATTTGACAGCCTCAGGCTGAATCCCAGGATTAAAATCGTTCCCTATGCCGATACCGCAAAGCAACATGAAGATTTAATCAAAGGCAATATTGCTGCAGTGCTGAATATAGCGCCCTATAATATGGACTCTTCCAAATACTATAAGGTTAAGTTATTGTCGAGCGAAGCCAGTGGTGGAGCAGTATATAATTTGATGCGTACACTCGATTACCAGGCCTTGAAAATAGAGTTGGATGACGCACATAAATTACAGCGGGAATATGCGTTTATCCCGCAAATCGTTCCCGGTAAAAAGTACAGGCAAATTGATTTTGTATTACCCGGACAGTTAGGTTTTTCTATTTTATTCGCCACTATGTTTGGGATCGCCTTTGTTTTCTTTAACCTGCGGGAACAATTGGTGTTGAAAAGGTTTTATGCATCGCCCGTCAGAAAGATCAACATCCTGATTGGTATTGGCGCCAGTCGCCTTGTTTTCCAGCTGATCAACGTTATTGTGTTAATTCTTTTTGGTCATTTCTTTTTGAAGTTTACATTGATCAACGGAGCGCTCACGTTCTTTGAAATGATTCTGCTCACTGTGTATATGTTATTTTTGCTTATGGGTGTGGGTTTGATCTTTGCCAGCCTGGCAAAAACCGATACGAGCATACCGTTACTAATCAACCTTTTTGGGTTCCCGCAAATATTATTATCCGGGACTTTCTTTTCTATCAATGTTTTTCCTCCATGGCTCCAAAACCTTTGCCAGGCTTTGCCACTGACGCAGTTCAACAATGCCATGCGTAAAATATCTTTTGAGGGATTACACTTATTCGACTGCTGGAAAGAAATAGGGATACTCGGTATCTGGATCGTCATTGTCTACCTGATCGTGATGAAAGTGATGAAATGGGAATAG
- the sppA gene encoding signal peptide peptidase SppA, which yields MKSFFKIFLASFLALVVFCFVIFFFFAGLAGSALSRSAPVVAEKSVLEIDLSKKFDERPMTDFQSVLQARSLEETPSFYDLIRLIEKAKEDNNIEGILLKANGNANGFGNSDEIRNALIDFKSSKKFIIAHADVMSQNAYSIANVADKIYVTPKGFFEWMGFSVNYMFLKGTLEKLEIKPQIFYAGKFKSATEPLRAEKMTDENRLQTTVWLNDIYNDFLVKTAEARKTDTATLHQLADAGTIKTPEDAAAHKLIDGVKYDDEIKDEIKKRLKIDADKKINFLSVEKYASSNSDLGGKGDNIAVIYATGNIIDGKGGEDNIGSADYIDLLRKARLDKSIKAIVVRINSGGGSALASENIWREMSLAKQAKPLMVSFGDVAASGGYYIAAPADSIFASKNTITGSIGVFGIVPDMSTFFKNKLGVTFDGVKTGPLANAGSVDHPMTEQERQLVQASIEKIYADFKHRVAQGRKKDTAYVETIAQGRVWTGLKAKDVGLIDAYGGLKTAIAAAAKKAKLDSYEIKEFPKQGGMIERILGMDKTEMAGTRMRKELGLEYYNVYRQLIEVKAMTQGAQAKLPFDFTIN from the coding sequence ATGAAATCCTTTTTTAAGATCTTTCTGGCTTCTTTTTTAGCGCTGGTAGTATTTTGTTTTGTAATATTTTTCTTTTTTGCCGGCCTGGCCGGAAGCGCCTTGTCCAGGTCAGCTCCTGTAGTGGCCGAAAAATCGGTATTGGAGATCGATTTAAGCAAGAAATTCGATGAAAGACCTATGACAGATTTTCAATCAGTGCTGCAAGCCCGGTCGCTGGAGGAAACCCCTTCTTTTTACGACCTGATCCGTTTGATTGAAAAAGCAAAGGAGGATAACAATATAGAAGGTATTCTTTTAAAAGCAAATGGTAACGCCAACGGCTTTGGTAACAGCGATGAGATCAGGAATGCACTGATCGATTTTAAATCGTCTAAAAAATTTATCATAGCGCATGCAGATGTAATGTCTCAGAATGCTTACAGCATCGCCAATGTAGCTGATAAGATATATGTAACCCCAAAAGGTTTTTTTGAATGGATGGGGTTTAGTGTCAATTATATGTTTTTGAAAGGCACGCTCGAAAAGCTGGAGATTAAACCACAGATATTTTATGCTGGTAAATTCAAGAGCGCTACCGAACCTTTGAGGGCCGAAAAAATGACAGACGAAAACAGGCTGCAGACAACGGTTTGGCTCAATGATATTTACAATGATTTCCTGGTAAAAACAGCGGAAGCCCGTAAAACGGACACTGCCACACTACATCAGCTGGCTGATGCCGGAACGATTAAAACGCCTGAAGATGCTGCTGCTCATAAGTTGATTGACGGTGTAAAATACGACGATGAAATAAAGGATGAGATCAAAAAACGTTTAAAAATTGATGCAGATAAGAAGATCAACTTTTTAAGTGTTGAAAAGTATGCGTCTTCCAATAGCGACCTGGGAGGTAAAGGGGACAATATTGCAGTTATATATGCTACCGGTAATATTATTGATGGTAAGGGCGGCGAAGATAATATTGGTAGTGCCGATTATATTGACCTGTTGCGTAAAGCAAGGTTAGATAAATCTATTAAAGCAATTGTGGTTAGAATTAACTCCGGGGGTGGTAGCGCATTGGCCAGTGAAAATATATGGAGGGAAATGTCATTAGCGAAACAGGCAAAACCATTGATGGTGAGTTTTGGAGATGTAGCTGCTTCGGGTGGTTATTATATAGCGGCCCCGGCCGACAGTATTTTCGCTTCTAAAAATACTATTACCGGCTCTATCGGAGTATTTGGTATTGTGCCGGATATGAGTACCTTCTTTAAAAATAAACTGGGTGTTACATTTGATGGTGTGAAAACCGGTCCTTTAGCAAATGCAGGTAGCGTAGATCATCCAATGACTGAACAGGAGAGGCAGTTAGTACAGGCGAGTATTGAAAAAATATATGCGGATTTTAAACACCGTGTCGCCCAGGGACGTAAAAAGGATACCGCTTATGTTGAAACCATTGCCCAGGGGCGGGTCTGGACTGGTTTGAAGGCAAAAGATGTTGGGCTAATTGATGCTTATGGAGGATTAAAAACTGCTATTGCAGCGGCTGCAAAAAAGGCAAAGCTGGATAGCTATGAAATTAAAGAATTTCCGAAACAGGGGGGAATGATAGAAAGGATACTGGGTATGGATAAAACGGAAATGGCCGGCACGAGAATGAGAAAAGAATTAGGTTTAGAATACTATAATGTATACAGGCAATTGATAGAGGTAAAAGCTATGACTCAGGGCGCACAGGCTAAATTACCTTTTGATTTTACTATCAACTAG
- the folK gene encoding 2-amino-4-hydroxy-6-hydroxymethyldihydropteridine diphosphokinase: MFINQKIKETFLIIGTNLGDRPAHLQQAIAQIEENVGKILHRSSVYETEPWGITDQPSFYNQVLKVATTLNPLQLLTATLAIEKEMGRVRAERYGARIIDIDILFFDDLVINTGELTIPHPRITERNFVLAPLAEIAPHLVHPVLHQTISEIWSAGNDQLGVKKIASNER, translated from the coding sequence GTGTTTATCAATCAAAAAATAAAAGAGACTTTTTTAATTATAGGTACCAATTTAGGTGACCGGCCAGCTCATTTGCAACAGGCTATTGCCCAAATTGAAGAAAATGTTGGTAAGATCCTCCATCGCTCATCTGTTTATGAAACCGAACCCTGGGGTATAACCGATCAACCCAGTTTCTATAACCAGGTGTTGAAAGTTGCCACAACCCTTAACCCATTACAACTGCTTACCGCAACGCTGGCTATTGAAAAAGAGATGGGCAGGGTAAGGGCTGAGCGATATGGGGCACGGATCATAGATATCGATATCCTGTTTTTTGATGATTTAGTGATAAATACAGGCGAATTAACCATTCCTCATCCGCGAATTACTGAAAGGAATTTTGTGTTGGCGCCGCTGGCTGAAATAGCACCCCACCTGGTTCACCCCGTGTTGCATCAAACTATTTCGGAAATCTGGAGTGCCGGCAATGATCAGTTGGGTGTAAAAAAAATAGCTTCCAACGAACGGTAG
- a CDS encoding deoxynucleoside kinase has product MRYEFITIEGNIGAGKTTLATLLSKHYNAKLVLEAFADNPFLPRFYENPKQFAFPLELFFMAERYKQLQEMLVQKNMFHQLTISDYLFTKSLLFAKVTLSEDEYKLYQRLFDIVQQQLIHPQLLVYLHAPVSKLQQNIKKRQRAYEQKIPDEYLQSIQETYLQYIRQLKLPVLFVDASNADFLSNDQHLQVILDALDHDYEAGLHPIALP; this is encoded by the coding sequence TTGCGTTACGAATTTATCACCATAGAGGGAAATATCGGAGCCGGTAAAACTACATTGGCTACATTGCTCAGCAAGCATTATAATGCCAAGCTGGTATTGGAAGCTTTTGCAGACAATCCTTTCCTGCCCCGGTTCTATGAAAATCCCAAACAGTTTGCCTTCCCGCTGGAATTGTTTTTTATGGCCGAACGTTATAAACAATTACAGGAGATGCTGGTGCAGAAAAATATGTTCCACCAATTAACCATCAGCGATTACCTGTTTACAAAATCTCTGTTATTTGCCAAAGTAACTTTAAGCGAGGATGAGTATAAGCTGTACCAACGGCTGTTTGACATTGTGCAGCAACAGCTTATTCACCCGCAGCTACTGGTTTATCTTCATGCGCCTGTATCCAAGCTGCAGCAAAATATAAAGAAGCGGCAAAGAGCCTATGAGCAAAAAATACCTGACGAGTACCTGCAAAGCATCCAGGAAACCTACCTGCAATATATCAGGCAGCTAAAGTTGCCGGTGTTATTTGTAGATGCGTCTAATGCAGATTTTCTATCTAATGATCAACACCTGCAGGTAATTCTTGATGCACTCGATCATGATTATGAGGCAGGGCTTCACCCGATTGCATTGCCTTAA
- a CDS encoding MFS transporter, producing the protein MASANTPEVQLINDPFAAVRIPEYRNLMIGRFTFVMAMRMITTVVGWWIYQITKDPLAIGMIGLSEVIPALTLALYSGHMVDTNDKRKLILTGIAGYCIAALVLFTLSTSKTQQLLHTTHISWFIYSVFFFTGILRSFVGPCFSAMIATIVPKNLLQNATTWNQGTWLSASVTGHATGGFLIAFIGISSTLIVISCLVFLSLLFLYQLKPKPPIKIEIAGDDSSLTQAPEKKTWASIKEGLSFVFQTKALLAAMALDMFAVLFGGAVAMIPVFASDILKIGPKGFGWLNAATDIGAIFIVIILTLWPMKRGQGRKMLIAVAGFGTCIILFGLSKWFWLSFSVLVVAGILDGVSVVVRGTVMQLLTPDHMRGRVSSVSGMFVLSSNELGQFESGVMSRAFGVIPSVIIGGCMTVAVVVTTWLKAPTLRKFEY; encoded by the coding sequence ATGGCAAGCGCAAATACCCCCGAAGTACAATTAATTAATGACCCTTTTGCAGCAGTTCGAATTCCTGAATACCGAAACCTGATGATTGGCCGATTTACATTCGTAATGGCTATGCGCATGATTACCACAGTAGTAGGTTGGTGGATCTACCAAATAACCAAAGACCCATTGGCAATAGGTATGATCGGGCTTTCAGAAGTAATACCCGCGCTAACCCTTGCCCTGTATTCCGGCCATATGGTGGATACTAATGACAAGAGAAAACTCATTTTAACAGGCATTGCCGGATATTGTATTGCAGCCCTAGTATTATTTACGCTATCTACTTCAAAAACGCAACAGCTCCTGCACACTACGCATATTTCCTGGTTTATTTATAGCGTCTTCTTCTTTACCGGTATATTACGATCTTTTGTGGGACCGTGTTTTAGCGCCATGATCGCTACTATCGTTCCCAAAAACCTGTTGCAAAATGCTACTACCTGGAACCAGGGAACCTGGCTTTCTGCTTCGGTAACCGGCCATGCTACAGGAGGCTTCCTGATTGCCTTCATCGGTATTTCTTCAACACTGATTGTGATCAGTTGTCTTGTTTTCCTAAGCCTGCTGTTTCTTTATCAACTGAAACCCAAACCGCCCATAAAAATTGAGATAGCAGGCGATGATAGCAGCCTCACCCAGGCTCCCGAAAAAAAGACCTGGGCCAGTATTAAAGAAGGCCTGTCTTTTGTATTTCAAACAAAAGCTTTATTAGCTGCCATGGCACTGGATATGTTCGCCGTTTTGTTTGGTGGAGCGGTGGCTATGATTCCTGTGTTTGCGAGCGATATACTAAAAATAGGGCCCAAAGGCTTTGGCTGGCTGAATGCAGCAACTGATATCGGCGCTATTTTTATTGTTATTATTCTTACTTTATGGCCTATGAAAAGAGGCCAGGGACGCAAAATGTTGATTGCCGTGGCCGGTTTTGGCACCTGTATTATTTTGTTTGGCTTGTCCAAATGGTTCTGGCTCTCGTTTTCTGTGTTAGTTGTAGCAGGCATACTGGATGGCGTAAGTGTTGTGGTCCGCGGCACCGTAATGCAACTATTAACACCCGATCATATGCGTGGCCGGGTTAGCAGTGTGAGTGGCATGTTTGTACTAAGCAGTAACGAACTGGGGCAATTTGAAAGTGGCGTCATGTCGCGTGCTTTTGGTGTAATTCCGTCGGTAATTATTGGCGGATGTATGACTGTAGCAGTTGTTGTTACCACCTGGCTAAAAGCGCCCACTTTGAGGAAGTTTGAGTATTAG
- a CDS encoding GNAT family N-acetyltransferase, protein MTIQRITADQVLLVADLFNQYRIFYKQASDIALAEKFLTERLANNESVIFVAMINEQPAGFTQLYPTYSSMRVSKNWILNDLYVEAGQRKQGIGGNLIKTAMNFAREDGATYLALSTAVDNYTAQALYESIGFIKQEPDTAFFDYRIALK, encoded by the coding sequence ATGACTATACAAAGAATTACTGCTGACCAGGTATTGCTGGTAGCCGACTTATTCAATCAATACCGGATCTTTTATAAACAAGCTTCGGACATAGCACTGGCTGAAAAATTTCTTACGGAAAGGCTGGCGAATAATGAATCCGTAATTTTCGTAGCTATGATAAACGAACAACCGGCAGGCTTCACGCAGCTCTACCCTACTTATTCTTCCATGCGTGTTTCAAAAAACTGGATCTTAAATGATCTGTATGTAGAAGCCGGTCAAAGGAAACAGGGCATTGGAGGCAATCTTATCAAAACAGCTATGAACTTTGCCCGTGAAGACGGCGCTACTTACCTGGCACTTTCCACTGCTGTCGACAATTATACCGCGCAGGCATTATATGAATCGATCGGTTTTATAAAGCAGGAGCCGGATACCGCTTTTTTTGACTATCGAATCGCATTAAAATAA
- a CDS encoding phosphoglycerate dehydrogenase, translating to MSYTIKTLNKIAKTGLDKFGEGYTIADDAANPDGILLRSASMHEMEFPESLLSIARAGAGVNNIPTDKCAEKGIVVFNTPGANANAVKELAITSMLISSRKIVDGINWANGLTQDVAKEVEKGKAQFVGPEIEGKVLGVIGLGAIGVLIANAAVNLGMEVLGYDPFISVDAAWGLSRAVKKATDLKTIFEKADYITLHIPYNAQTKGTLNAEAFAQMKKGVRVINLSRGELVNDDDILAAIEAGTVGGYVTDFPNEKMINKPGVITIPHLGASTPESEDNCAHMAAMQTKVYLETGNIRNSVNFPNCEMPLSGVQRITVAHKNIPNMVGQISTALADAQINIKDMINKSRGDYAYTILDLESVSSEESIAKIKAIEGVLRVRVI from the coding sequence ATGAGTTACACAATTAAGACTTTAAATAAAATAGCCAAAACCGGTTTAGATAAATTTGGTGAAGGTTACACCATTGCGGATGATGCCGCTAACCCCGACGGAATTCTTTTAAGAAGCGCGTCGATGCATGAAATGGAATTCCCTGAATCGCTGTTAAGCATCGCACGTGCCGGCGCAGGGGTGAATAATATCCCTACGGATAAATGTGCTGAAAAAGGCATTGTGGTGTTCAATACACCGGGTGCTAATGCCAACGCGGTAAAAGAACTGGCGATCACTTCTATGTTGATCTCTTCCCGCAAAATTGTAGATGGGATCAATTGGGCCAATGGTCTTACGCAGGATGTTGCCAAAGAAGTAGAAAAAGGAAAAGCGCAGTTTGTCGGACCAGAGATCGAAGGAAAGGTGCTGGGTGTAATTGGTTTGGGTGCTATTGGTGTGTTGATCGCTAACGCAGCGGTTAACCTGGGTATGGAAGTATTAGGTTATGATCCGTTTATTTCGGTAGATGCTGCATGGGGATTATCAAGAGCGGTTAAGAAAGCTACTGATCTGAAAACGATATTTGAGAAAGCAGATTATATCACCCTGCATATTCCATACAATGCCCAAACAAAGGGCACGTTAAACGCAGAAGCCTTTGCTCAAATGAAAAAAGGCGTACGCGTGATCAATTTATCCCGTGGCGAACTGGTAAATGATGATGATATACTCGCTGCTATCGAAGCTGGAACAGTTGGTGGCTATGTTACAGATTTTCCGAATGAGAAAATGATCAATAAGCCTGGTGTGATTACTATCCCGCACCTGGGCGCATCTACACCCGAATCTGAAGATAATTGTGCCCATATGGCCGCTATGCAAACGAAAGTGTATCTCGAAACGGGTAATATCAGGAACTCGGTAAATTTCCCGAATTGCGAAATGCCTTTATCGGGTGTTCAGCGTATTACGGTAGCTCATAAAAATATTCCAAACATGGTAGGGCAAATATCAACAGCTTTGGCCGATGCGCAGATCAATATCAAGGATATGATCAACAAAAGCCGTGGCGATTATGCTTATACTATTTTGGATCTGGAAAGCGTAAGCAGCGAAGAAAGCATCGCTAAAATAAAAGCGATAGAAGGCGTTTTACGCGTGAGAGTGATATAA
- the serC gene encoding 3-phosphoserine/phosphohydroxythreonine transaminase has translation MQRVYNFSAGPSALPEEVLKKAQSEMLCYGTSGMSVMEMSHRSKDFMSILDSAESSLRELMQVPDNYKVLFLQGGASSQFAMVPLNLMNKSKKADYVNTGAWSKKAIKEAKRYGTVNVIASSEDKTFSYIPELDPATFDKDADYFHITTNNTIYGTRFAELPDTGNVPLVGDMSSDILSKHYDVSKFGLIYAGAQKNLGPAGVTVVIIREDLAGNAMDFTPTMFNYKEHIENGSMYNTPPTFGIYLIGLVLNWLKEQGGVAAIEKTNIDKANTLYNFLDESSLFKSTVAGKDRSVMNIPFVTGNEEIDAKFIKEATAAGFVQLKGHRSVGGMRASIYNAISLEGVQKLVDFMKQFEVANK, from the coding sequence ATGCAAAGAGTTTACAATTTTTCGGCCGGCCCTTCTGCTTTACCGGAAGAGGTTTTAAAGAAAGCACAAAGCGAAATGCTGTGCTATGGAACAAGTGGAATGAGCGTAATGGAAATGAGCCACCGCTCCAAAGATTTCATGTCCATTCTTGATTCGGCAGAAAGTTCATTGCGCGAATTAATGCAGGTGCCTGATAACTATAAGGTTTTGTTTTTGCAGGGAGGAGCTTCATCTCAGTTTGCGATGGTGCCTTTGAACCTGATGAACAAAAGTAAAAAAGCTGATTATGTAAATACCGGCGCCTGGTCAAAAAAAGCGATCAAAGAAGCCAAACGTTACGGTACTGTAAATGTTATAGCCTCTTCTGAAGATAAAACTTTTAGCTATATTCCTGAACTGGATCCGGCTACATTTGATAAGGATGCAGACTATTTCCATATCACTACCAATAACACTATTTATGGTACCCGGTTTGCTGAATTGCCTGATACGGGTAATGTGCCTTTAGTAGGCGATATGTCTTCTGATATCCTTTCCAAGCATTATGATGTTTCTAAGTTTGGTTTAATATATGCAGGCGCTCAGAAAAACCTTGGACCCGCAGGTGTAACAGTGGTGATCATTCGCGAAGACCTCGCAGGCAACGCAATGGACTTTACCCCAACGATGTTCAACTATAAGGAACATATCGAAAATGGAAGCATGTACAATACACCTCCTACTTTTGGTATTTACCTGATTGGGTTGGTATTAAACTGGCTGAAAGAGCAGGGTGGTGTTGCCGCAATCGAAAAAACCAATATCGATAAGGCAAACACTTTATATAACTTCCTGGATGAATCGTCATTATTCAAAAGTACTGTGGCGGGTAAGGACCGTTCTGTAATGAATATTCCTTTTGTTACAGGCAATGAAGAAATAGACGCTAAGTTTATTAAAGAAGCTACAGCAGCAGGTTTTGTTCAATTAAAAGGGCATAGATCTGTAGGGGGTATGCGTGCCAGTATCTACAATGCCATCTCTCTGGAAGGCGTGCAGAAGCTGGTTGACTTTATGAAACAATTTGAAGTGGCGAATAAATAA
- a CDS encoding diacylglycerol kinase, translating to MTQQFSIKKILKSFGYAVNGLKAVIRSEQNFRIHVLFAGLAVLMGFLLTISTVEWALIIACIAAVMGAETMNTAIEKLCDVVSPQYHEKIKIVKDLAAAAVLIVSIGALITGGIIFIPRIIHQFSAF from the coding sequence ATGACGCAACAATTTTCAATAAAAAAAATCCTGAAGAGCTTTGGGTATGCAGTTAACGGGCTGAAGGCAGTGATTCGTTCGGAACAGAACTTCCGTATTCATGTACTATTTGCCGGGCTTGCCGTTCTGATGGGTTTTTTGCTGACTATATCTACCGTAGAGTGGGCGTTAATTATTGCCTGTATTGCGGCGGTAATGGGCGCAGAAACTATGAATACGGCTATCGAAAAGCTCTGCGACGTAGTATCTCCTCAATATCACGAGAAAATAAAGATCGTAAAGGATCTGGCTGCTGCCGCAGTTCTGATCGTTTCTATAGGAGCTTTAATTACGGGCGGTATCATTTTTATACCGCGCATTATCCATCAATTTTCCGCCTTTTAG